From the Pseudodesulfovibrio indicus genome, the window GTCCTGCAGGGTGGAGTTCATGATCGGATGGCGCTTGAGGGCGCGGCACACGGCGTAGGACACGATGTCGTTGTAGGAAAGCCGGTAGTCCGGGTTGCGCTTGTTGCGGGCCAGGAGCTTGCCGCGCAGCTCGACCATGCCGGTGGCGTCGATCTCCACGAACACGGTCAGCTGGGCCGCATTGGTCAGGCTCGCCTGCATGTTGTCGGCGATGAGCTTGCGCACGCCTTCCATGGGGATCACGGTGTCGGCGGCCTGGGCCGGGGCTGCGGCGGCGGGTGCTTCGGCGGCCGGATTCATGGCGCGCAGGATGTCCGCCTTGGTGATCCTGCCGTCCTCGCCGGTGCCCGCGACCTGGGTGAGGTCGATGCCCTTCTTGCGGGCGAACTCGATGGCCTTGCGGCTGGCGTTGACGCCCGCAAAGGCGGCGTCGGCGGCCTCCTGCACGTCCTTCATGGTCACCGCGCCGTCTCGGCCCGTGCCGGTCACCGTGGACAGGTCCACTTCCAGCTCCCGGGCCAGCTTGCGTGCGGCGGGCATGGCCTTGACGAACTCGCCGTCCTTGGCCGGGCCCGCTCCCGAGGCCGCGGGCGCGGCATCGGACGACGCACCGGCCGGGGCCGGTTCGGCTGCGGCCGGAGCTCCGCCCGCAACGTCCACCGCCTCGCCCGGCGCGGCGATGACGCCAAGCACGGCCTGGACCGCAGCGACTCCACCCTCGGGGACGATGATTTTGGCCAGGACGCCGTCAGCGGGCGCCTCGACCGAATTGGTAATCTTGTCGGTTTCCACCTCGAACAGCGGTTCGCCGGCTTTGACCGGATCTCCTTCGGCCTTGAGCCAACGTGAGACCTTTCCTTCTTTCATGGTCAGGCCCCATTTGGGCATGATCACTTCTTGAGCCATAACCAAGTCCTCCTGGTTGGTTTCGAATGTCACCGGAGGATTGCAACGGGAGTGCCAAGGCGGTTATTGCCAGTATTTCAGTAAGATGGGCCAATGATGAATTCCGGAACCCCGCCGTCTGTTCGGGCCTGGAACACCCGGGCCGGAATGGCCCTCAAAAATGTCGTTCGGCTCCATCAGACTGATTTCACTGGAAGAACAACCGTCATCCGACCTTTGCACTGTTCGAAATATGAACACTTGACATGGCATTGAGGTTGGAGGAGACCGTAAGGGCGGCACAAAGAGGGTTATTAATGTGCTCCTGGAGGTTGCACATGCATTTGCTCACGAGGGAAGGCGAAGGGTTCGAGATTCGTCGCAACCCGTACATGCAGAAATCCTGTTTCCGACTCCCCACCAGCGGCGGACGGGAACAGCGCGGCGCGCAGGTGGACTACGCTTCCTGGAAGGACTTTGTGGACGGCAAGCGGGCCGCCCTTGATATCGATCAGGCCCTGATGGACTCATGGAGCCGCTGCCGGAGCCAGGCGGTGGACCCGGCCCCCAGGCGGTGCTGGGACTTCATGCCCATGGACCAGATGGCGGGGTTCACCACCACCCTGGAGCGCATCTGCGGAGAGGTGGAATCCACGGCGTTCGAGATCATCAAGGACAAGGGACTGCTCATCACCATTACCAACGCGGAGGGCCGCGTGGCCCGCACCCTGGGCGACCGCGACGTCCTGCGCATGGCGGACTCCCTGAATTTCGGCCCCGGGGCCAACTGGGCGGAATCGTGCGTGGGCACCAACGCCATCGGCACGGCCCTGGCCACCGGACGGCCCATGCAGGTCTTCGGCGAGGAGCACTACTGCCGCAGCCACCACGCCTGGAACTGCACGGCGGCACCGATCCTCGACCCGCGCGGCAACGTCTGGGGCAGCTTCGACATCTCCGGTCCCACCGAATCGGACCACTCCCGCGCCCTGGACATCGTGCTCAGCGCCGCCCGCGCCCTGGAGCAGCGGCTGAGCAAACTCTACTGCTCGGAGCTGGAAGGCCAGATGGCCTCGCTCTTCTCCTCCATGTTCAACTCCGCCGTGACCGGGGTCCTGTTCCTGGACCGCGGCGGCCGGATCACCAGCGCCAACAACGCGGCCGAGCGGCTCCTGGTCGGGGCCAACAAGACCCTGCGCGGGCGCAAGGCCGATGAATTCTTCGAACTGGACACGTACCTGGCCCAGGCCAAGGACGCGGTCGGCTGCGACCCGGTCCCCCTGAAATACCGGCACGGCGGCCCCCTGTTCGCCCAGGCCTTGCCCACCTTCAGCGCGGGCGGCGACTGGCTGGACACCATCGTCACCCTGACCGAAGCACGGCCGACCAGCCCCATGGTCTCCATGGCCCCGGTCCCGAACAGCGACCGGATCAAGGGATTCGAGCACGTCCTGTACGTCAGCTCGGCCATGCGGGACACCATCCACCGCGCGGCCAACGCCGCCCGAACCCCGTCCACGGTCCTGCTGTCCGGCGAGTCCGGCACCGGCAAGGAGCTGTTCGCGCGCGGCATCCACCAGGCCGGGCCGCGCGCCGCCTACCCCTTCGTGGCCGTGAACTGCGGCGCCTTCACCGAGGAGCTGGTCCAAAGCGAGCTGTTCGGTTACCGCGAGGGGGCGTTTACCGGCGCGGCCAAGCGGGGCCGCATCGGCAAGTTCCAGAAGGCGGACAAGGGCGTCCTGTTCCTGGACGAAATCTCCGAAATGCCCCTGTCCCAGCAGGTCAACCTGCTGCGCGCCCTGGAGGAACGGGCCATCGTGCCCGTGGGCGGCTCCACCCCCCTCCCGGTGGACGTGAAGATCGTGGCCGCCACCAACAAGGATTTGGCCGAGCTCGTGCGCCAGGGGAAATTCCGCGAAGACCTCTATTACCGGCTCAACGTGGTGGGCATCTCCATCCCGCCGCTGCGCGAGCGCGCCTCGGACGTCAACCTGCTGGCCGAATACCACCTGCGCCAGCTGTGCACCCGGTTCGGCATCCCGGTTCCGCAGATCGGGCCGGACGCCGCTTCGGTGTTGTCCGCCCACGACTGGCCGGGTAACGTCCGCGAGCTGGTGAACTGCCTGGAATACGCGGCCAACAACCTGTCCGACGGCTGGCTGCGGGCCGAGAATCTGCCGCCCTACCTGCTGGAACGGACCGCCGGAGCCCAGCCCGCCAAGGAGACCGCCGACCGGGGATTCCTGCTCCAGGACCGTGAGGCCGAGACCATCCGGGAGGCCCTGCGCTTCCACGGCGGCAACATCAGCCAGACCGCCAAGGCCCTCGGCATCGGCCGCAACACCCTGTACGTCAAGCTCGAACGCTACGGCATAGAGACCTAAACGGGGCACTGCCCCACGGAACCCGCTCTTTCACGTCGGCGGGACCGGGACGGAGCGTCGCGGTCCCGCCGTCTTGTTTTCTCTCATACGCCCGGCAAAGGCGCGCCCCGCGCCATGGCTCCCCCGCTGCGCGACCCGGCAGCGTCCGTCGTTCCTCACCTTCCGCCCACCCCGGCCCTCAAGGCGCAATTCCCGCCGCCGCAGGCTCGTCCGAGCGTCCCGAAAAACGCAGTCATTATGTCATTTTAGACACAACAAACAGGTCAGTGCATAACCGCGTGAAAGTCGTTTTTTTTTGCTGCCCATTTTTATTCTCCATAGGTAACAAAACCTTTTGCGTATTGGGCGCGAAGGAAAGGAGCATGGAGGTGCATTCTGGCACTCATTGAAAAACTCTCAACAGCGTGGGCCGCAGCCTGCCTCCCGTTCGGGGGGCTGGGGTTGTCCCTGGAGTCGTGTGAAGAGCATGCCCAAACGCTGCATGTCCGGGTCGTCACCCGGATTCCAGCCGCGACTTGTGACGGCATGGCTTTTCATGAGCCTCCGGCGGCACTCTCCGGCTACAGGCTCCTTACGGTACTCGGCCGTGAGATTCGTGGACGATAACTACTACTCAAGGATGACTGAATGAAACTGAATCGTCGTGACTTTGTTAAGCTGTCTTCAGCTACCGCCATCGGCGTGGCCTTCACCGGCCTCGGTGCGGGATGCCGGAAGACGGCGGTCGAAAAAATTGCCCAGATGAAGCCGGAATGGAGTAAGGAAACGACCTCCGTCTGCGCCTACTGCTCCGTCGGCTGCGGGTTGGTGGTGACCACCTCGCTGGAGACCAAGCGGGCCATCAACGTGGAAGGTAACCCCGACCACCCCATCAACGAAGGTTCCCTCTGCGCCAAGGGCGCGAGCTCCATCCAGATGACCGAGAACGACCTGCGCACCGGCAAATGCCTGTACCGCGCGCCGTACTCCGGCCAGTGGGAGGAGAAGAGCTGGGAATGGTGCAAGAAGCGCATCGCCAAGCTCGCCAAGGAATCCCGCGACAAGTCTTTCCAGGTCAAGAACGAAAAGGGCCAGGTCGTCAACCGCAACATGGGCGTGGCCTCCCTCGGCTCCGCCGCTCTGGACAACGAGGAATGCTATGCCATGCATGCGTTCATGCGCGCCCAGGGCATAGTCTATCTCGAACATCAGGCCCGTATCTGACACAGCGCCACTGTTGCGGCTCTGGGAGAGTCGTTCGGACGCGGTGCGATGACCAATCACTGGAATGATCTGCAGAACAGTGATTGCATTTTGATCATGGGCAGCAATGCTGCCGAAAACCATCCCATTTCCTTCAAATGGGCTTTGAAAGCGCAAGCCAAGGGCGGAAAGATCATTCACGTTGATCCGCGTTACACACGCACGTCCGCTCGTTCCGACAAGTTCATTGCGCTTCGTTCCGGTTCCGATATCGCCGTCCTCGGCGGTATGATTAAGTATATTATCGAAAACAAGCGCTACTTCCTCGACTACGTGCGCGACTACACCAACGCCTCTTTCATCGTTGGCAAGGACTACACGTTCGAGGACGGCCTCTTCGCCGGTTTTGATTCCAAGACCAGCTCCTACGACAAGTCCAAATGGGCCTTCGAGTACGACGAGAACGGCATTCCGAAAAAGGACATGACCCTGGAAGACCCCCGCTGCGTGTTCCAGATCGTCAAGAAGCACTACGAGCGCTACACCCTGGAGAACGTCTCCAGGATGTCGGGCATTTCCCACGAGGATCTGACCGAACTCTACTCCCTGTACTCCGCCACCGGCACGCCGAAAAAGGCGGGCACCATCATGTACGCCATGGGTTGGACCCAGCACTCCGTGGGTGTCCAGAACATCCGCGCCATGGCCATGATCCAGCTCCTGCTCGGCAACATCGGCATCGCGGGCGGCGGCGTCAACGCCCTGCGCGGCGAATGCAACGTGCAGGGTTCCACCGACTACGCCCTGCTCTACCACATCCTGCCGGGATACATCGCGACCCCCCTTGCCGGACTGGACACCCTTGACCAGTACAACAAGAAGTTCGCGCCGGTGACCAAGGACCCGATGAGCGCCAACTGGTGGCAGAACTACTCCAAGTACTCCGCCAGCCTGCTCAAGGCCATGTACTCCGACGACGATCCCAAGGATGCGTACAGCTACCTGCCGAAGCTGGAAAACCACAACGCCAGCGAATACTCCTGGATTCCGCTCATCGACCGCATGTACAAGGGCGGTTTCACCGGCGCGTGGATCTGGGGCATGAACCCGGCCTGTTCCAGCTCCGACTCCATCAAGACCCGCAAGGCCCTTGCCGA encodes:
- a CDS encoding 2-oxo acid dehydrogenase subunit E2, encoding MAQEVIMPKWGLTMKEGKVSRWLKAEGDPVKAGEPLFEVETDKITNSVEAPADGVLAKIIVPEGGVAAVQAVLGVIAAPGEAVDVAGGAPAAAEPAPAGASSDAAPAASGAGPAKDGEFVKAMPAARKLARELEVDLSTVTGTGRDGAVTMKDVQEAADAAFAGVNASRKAIEFARKKGIDLTQVAGTGEDGRITKADILRAMNPAAEAPAAAAPAQAADTVIPMEGVRKLIADNMQASLTNAAQLTVFVEIDATGMVELRGKLLARNKRNPDYRLSYNDIVSYAVCRALKRHPIMNSTLQDDGIHLHDYVNLGIAVSIDNGLIVPNVKNADKYGLEGLRTEVRDVATRARKGGLSMDEISGGTFTISNVSMLGVDGFTPILNPPETGILGVGRIVEKPAVKDGAVCVRQMMTLSLTFNHMTTDGAPAMAFLRELGDMLEDPGLMIV
- a CDS encoding sigma-54-dependent Fis family transcriptional regulator — translated: MHLLTREGEGFEIRRNPYMQKSCFRLPTSGGREQRGAQVDYASWKDFVDGKRAALDIDQALMDSWSRCRSQAVDPAPRRCWDFMPMDQMAGFTTTLERICGEVESTAFEIIKDKGLLITITNAEGRVARTLGDRDVLRMADSLNFGPGANWAESCVGTNAIGTALATGRPMQVFGEEHYCRSHHAWNCTAAPILDPRGNVWGSFDISGPTESDHSRALDIVLSAARALEQRLSKLYCSELEGQMASLFSSMFNSAVTGVLFLDRGGRITSANNAAERLLVGANKTLRGRKADEFFELDTYLAQAKDAVGCDPVPLKYRHGGPLFAQALPTFSAGGDWLDTIVTLTEARPTSPMVSMAPVPNSDRIKGFEHVLYVSSAMRDTIHRAANAARTPSTVLLSGESGTGKELFARGIHQAGPRAAYPFVAVNCGAFTEELVQSELFGYREGAFTGAAKRGRIGKFQKADKGVLFLDEISEMPLSQQVNLLRALEERAIVPVGGSTPLPVDVKIVAATNKDLAELVRQGKFREDLYYRLNVVGISIPPLRERASDVNLLAEYHLRQLCTRFGIPVPQIGPDAASVLSAHDWPGNVRELVNCLEYAANNLSDGWLRAENLPPYLLERTAGAQPAKETADRGFLLQDREAETIREALRFHGGNISQTAKALGIGRNTLYVKLERYGIET
- the fdnG gene encoding formate dehydrogenase-N subunit alpha encodes the protein MKLNRRDFVKLSSATAIGVAFTGLGAGCRKTAVEKIAQMKPEWSKETTSVCAYCSVGCGLVVTTSLETKRAINVEGNPDHPINEGSLCAKGASSIQMTENDLRTGKCLYRAPYSGQWEEKSWEWCKKRIAKLAKESRDKSFQVKNEKGQVVNRNMGVASLGSAALDNEECYAMHAFMRAQGIVYLEHQARIUHSATVAALGESFGRGAMTNHWNDLQNSDCILIMGSNAAENHPISFKWALKAQAKGGKIIHVDPRYTRTSARSDKFIALRSGSDIAVLGGMIKYIIENKRYFLDYVRDYTNASFIVGKDYTFEDGLFAGFDSKTSSYDKSKWAFEYDENGIPKKDMTLEDPRCVFQIVKKHYERYTLENVSRMSGISHEDLTELYSLYSATGTPKKAGTIMYAMGWTQHSVGVQNIRAMAMIQLLLGNIGIAGGGVNALRGECNVQGSTDYALLYHILPGYIATPLAGLDTLDQYNKKFAPVTKDPMSANWWQNYSKYSASLLKAMYSDDDPKDAYSYLPKLENHNASEYSWIPLIDRMYKGGFTGAWIWGMNPACSSSDSIKTRKALAELDWMVNVNVFDCETSSFWKGPGMDPAKVKTETFFIPCATAIEKEGSVANSGRWMQWRYAGPEPKDGVLTDGHYFHELWEEMAHLYKTEGGAYPEPITRLSFENMCEMNAHGHMEFSARKTAKLCNGWFTRDVEIKGKTYKKGQQVPSFAFLQDDGSTTSGNWLYCNSVSDTENKAMRHDATQTPLQEKIGLFPNWTWCWPVNRRILYNRASVDLQGKPWNPERTVIEWDGKKWVGDVPDGGWAPGTKHPFIMRKHGFGQLFGPGRADGPLPEYYEPLECPVEKHPFSSTLHNPTAVQIQGEEKAVCDPRYPFIGTTYRLTEHWQTGSMTRWCSWLVEAEPQMFVEISPQLAELRGIENGEKVTIESVRGSLWAIAMVTERIQPYKIDGNDVHMVGMPWHYGWVMPVDGGDSANIVTPNVGDPNTGIPEYKAFMVNLRKWQEGDK